Proteins found in one Mesorhizobium sp. CAU 1732 genomic segment:
- the uxaC gene encoding glucuronate isomerase — MSALLNEDRLFPIDPATRTLARELFGLVRDLPIISPHGHTDPAWYARNERFPDPAQLIVVPDHYVFRMLFSQGVRLEDLGVPRADGGAVEADGRAIWHRFAENYHLFRGTPSRIWLDHTFSELFGLETRLSATTADQYYDRIAERLEHDDYRPRALYERFNIEVIATTEGALDPLDHHREIAASGWKGRVVTTYRPDSVIDPEFDGFRDNVVALGALTGCDTATWDGYLEAHRVRRAVFRDHGATATDHGHPSADTANLSKSECEALFAKVAAGPVSAADANLFRAQMLTEMARMSVEDGMVMQIHPGSWRNHSAPIYQRFGRDKGFDIPRRTDYVGALKPMLDVVGLEPGLTIILFTLDETAYSRELAPLAGAYPCLKLGPPWWFFDSAAGMRRFRQAATETAGFYNTVGFNDDTRAFASIPARHDVARRIDCSFLAELVRGGELGEEEAAELAPLLAYGLAKQAYRL; from the coding sequence TTGTCTGCACTGCTGAATGAAGATCGCCTGTTTCCGATCGATCCCGCGACGCGGACGCTGGCGCGCGAGCTGTTTGGTCTGGTTCGCGATCTGCCGATCATCAGCCCTCACGGCCACACCGACCCTGCTTGGTATGCGCGCAATGAGCGCTTTCCCGATCCCGCGCAGTTGATCGTTGTTCCGGACCATTACGTGTTTCGCATGCTGTTCAGCCAGGGCGTCAGGCTCGAGGACCTCGGCGTTCCGCGCGCGGATGGTGGCGCGGTCGAGGCGGACGGACGCGCGATCTGGCATCGGTTCGCGGAAAACTATCACCTTTTTCGCGGGACGCCCTCGCGTATCTGGCTGGATCATACCTTCTCGGAGCTTTTTGGCCTGGAGACGCGACTCTCGGCGACCACGGCGGATCAGTATTACGACCGCATCGCGGAGCGTCTGGAGCACGATGATTATCGACCCCGGGCGCTCTATGAGCGCTTCAACATCGAGGTCATCGCCACGACCGAGGGCGCACTCGACCCGCTCGATCACCATCGAGAGATCGCCGCGTCCGGCTGGAAGGGGCGCGTTGTCACCACCTATCGGCCGGATTCCGTGATCGACCCCGAATTCGACGGCTTCCGTGACAACGTCGTCGCGCTCGGCGCTTTGACCGGATGCGACACCGCGACCTGGGACGGCTATCTCGAAGCGCATCGGGTGCGGCGTGCGGTCTTCCGGGATCATGGCGCGACGGCGACCGACCACGGGCACCCATCCGCCGACACCGCCAACCTCTCGAAATCGGAGTGCGAAGCCCTCTTCGCAAAGGTCGCCGCCGGCCCGGTCTCGGCCGCCGACGCCAACCTCTTCCGCGCGCAGATGCTGACGGAGATGGCGCGCATGAGCGTCGAGGACGGCATGGTGATGCAGATCCATCCGGGCTCCTGGCGTAACCATTCCGCACCGATCTATCAGCGCTTCGGCCGCGACAAGGGCTTCGATATCCCGCGCAGGACCGATTATGTCGGCGCACTCAAGCCGATGCTCGACGTGGTCGGCCTCGAACCAGGCCTGACGATCATTCTCTTCACGCTGGACGAGACCGCCTACAGCCGCGAACTCGCGCCGCTGGCGGGCGCTTACCCGTGCCTGAAGCTCGGGCCGCCCTGGTGGTTCTTCGACAGCGCCGCCGGCATGCGCCGTTTCCGCCAAGCCGCGACCGAGACGGCCGGTTTCTACAACACCGTCGGCTTCAACGACGACACCCGCGCCTTCGCGTCGATCCCGGCGCGCCACGACGTGGCCCGGCGTATCGATTGCTCTTTCCTTGCCGAACTCGTGCGTGGCGGGGAACTCGGTGAGGAGGAGGCGGCCGAACTCGCGCCGCTTCTGGCCTACGGCCTCGCCAAACAAGCCTACAGACTTTGA
- a CDS encoding TRAP transporter substrate-binding protein, with product MRLISKLTAALIVSSAIFAGAANAQTVLRSSDTHPDGYPTVEAVKYFGELLAERTEGRYSVEVYHSAQLGQEADTIEQVRSGVIELNRVSMAPWNSLVPLTLIPSLPYLFTSPDHARKVMMSEIGDEVAAGFEDHGVVVLTYYDGGARSFYNSKKEVNSVADLAGQKYRVIQSDVFVDMVAALGATATPMPYGEVYSGIETGVIDGAENNFPSYESARHFEVAKFFSLDEHTIVPEVFVMSKVHWDRLTDEDKEIFKQVARESAEKQWELWDARVEASRKIVEDAGSTISTPDKQPFIDAMAPVYEKYVNTPELEDFVARIRAVE from the coding sequence ATGCGCCTGATTTCAAAACTGACAGCAGCCTTGATTGTATCGTCGGCGATTTTCGCCGGCGCGGCCAATGCGCAGACGGTTCTGCGCTCGTCCGATACGCATCCAGATGGATATCCCACGGTGGAGGCCGTGAAGTATTTCGGCGAGCTTCTCGCCGAGCGCACCGAAGGCCGCTATTCGGTCGAGGTCTACCACTCCGCACAACTCGGCCAGGAGGCCGACACGATCGAGCAGGTGCGCTCGGGCGTGATCGAGCTCAACCGCGTCTCGATGGCGCCGTGGAACAGCCTCGTACCGCTGACGCTGATCCCCTCGCTGCCCTATCTCTTCACGTCGCCCGACCATGCCCGCAAGGTCATGATGAGCGAAATCGGTGACGAGGTTGCCGCCGGCTTCGAGGATCACGGCGTCGTGGTGCTCACCTATTACGATGGCGGCGCGCGCTCCTTCTACAACTCGAAGAAGGAGGTCAACTCGGTGGCCGATCTCGCCGGCCAGAAATACCGCGTCATCCAGTCGGACGTGTTCGTCGACATGGTCGCGGCGCTTGGCGCGACGGCCACGCCGATGCCCTATGGCGAAGTCTATTCGGGCATCGAGACGGGCGTCATCGACGGTGCGGAGAACAACTTCCCGAGCTACGAATCCGCCCGGCATTTCGAAGTCGCCAAGTTCTTCTCGCTCGACGAGCACACCATCGTGCCCGAGGTGTTCGTCATGTCGAAGGTCCATTGGGACCGGCTGACCGACGAGGACAAGGAAATCTTCAAGCAGGTGGCGCGCGAATCCGCGGAGAAGCAGTGGGAACTGTGGGACGCCCGTGTCGAAGCCTCGCGCAAGATTGTCGAGGATGCCGGATCGACCATCTCCACGCCTGACAAGCAGCCCTTCATCGACGCGATGGCGCCGGTCTACGAGAAGTATGTGAACACGCCGGAGCTCGAAGACTTCGTCGCTCGTATTCGGGCCGTCGAATAG
- a CDS encoding TRAP transporter small permease has product MSAHALTNSPELESRPTLAAIARVLSKLSYAALYLAGVGLIAMSVIVFWQVFTRYVLNSGQAWTELSSIMIMGWFIFLGAAVGVRESFHLGFDVLIYVLPKGSKKILRTISDLVVLSFAIGMIYYGIVLMRLQWAEVMPSLGISGAFRYLPLTAGGVLISLFSLERILLRWSGIDIDRDPYDEGDLADPADAPLVVKEI; this is encoded by the coding sequence ATGTCCGCGCACGCCCTGACGAATTCGCCTGAACTGGAAAGCCGGCCCACCCTCGCCGCGATCGCGCGCGTGCTTTCGAAGCTGTCATATGCCGCGCTCTATCTGGCCGGCGTCGGCCTGATCGCCATGTCGGTAATCGTCTTCTGGCAGGTCTTCACGCGCTATGTGCTCAACTCGGGCCAGGCATGGACCGAGCTTTCGTCGATCATGATCATGGGATGGTTCATCTTCCTGGGCGCAGCGGTCGGTGTCCGGGAGAGCTTCCATCTCGGCTTCGACGTGCTGATCTACGTGCTGCCGAAAGGCAGCAAGAAAATCCTGCGCACCATTTCCGACCTCGTCGTTCTCTCCTTCGCGATCGGCATGATCTATTACGGCATCGTGCTGATGCGGCTGCAATGGGCCGAGGTCATGCCCTCGCTCGGCATTTCCGGCGCATTCCGTTATTTACCGCTCACGGCCGGCGGCGTGCTCATCTCCCTGTTCTCGCTCGAACGCATCCTTCTGCGCTGGTCCGGCATCGACATCGACCGCGACCCCTATGACGAGGGCGATCTCGCGGACCCGGCAGATGCGCCGCTCGTCGTAAAGGAAATCTGA
- a CDS encoding TRAP transporter large permease: MAALILFGVFTLLMLIGTPIAFCLGAASFLTVLYMGLPPMVVFQQMNSGMSVFTMLAIPFFIYAGDLMVRGGIAQRIVAFAGSLVGHLRGGLGQVNITASTLFGGISGSAVAEAAAVGGLMIPQMKARGYGADYAVNVTSMAALIALLLPPSHNMIIYSISAGGKISIADLFTAGIIPGLLFALALMITAWLVAWRRGYPTEPFPGFARVGWFFLNSLPGLLLIAIIFGGVRSGIFTATESSCVAVFYALLVTLVVYRSMGWQNFVAATIGAVRTTAMVLIIIGTAASFAWLMAFLRIPAAMIDWMGTISQNPIVILLLINVILLLLGTFMDMGPTIIITTPIFLPVAIHYGIDPVHFGVILILNLGIGLNTPPVGAVQFVACAVGKITVWQAMRSIWPFYGAGVTVLLLVTYIPALSLWLPAQFR; the protein is encoded by the coding sequence ATGGCTGCCCTGATCCTTTTCGGTGTCTTCACACTGCTGATGCTGATCGGCACGCCGATCGCATTTTGCCTCGGTGCAGCGAGTTTCCTGACGGTCCTCTATATGGGGCTGCCCCCGATGGTGGTCTTCCAGCAGATGAACTCCGGCATGAGCGTGTTCACGATGCTGGCCATTCCCTTCTTCATCTATGCCGGCGACCTGATGGTGAGAGGCGGCATCGCGCAGCGCATCGTCGCCTTCGCGGGCTCGCTGGTGGGGCATCTGCGCGGCGGCCTCGGCCAGGTCAACATCACCGCCTCGACGCTGTTCGGCGGTATTTCCGGCTCGGCCGTCGCCGAAGCCGCGGCGGTCGGCGGCCTGATGATCCCGCAGATGAAGGCGCGGGGCTACGGAGCCGACTACGCCGTGAACGTGACGTCGATGGCCGCGCTGATCGCGCTGCTGCTGCCGCCGTCGCACAACATGATCATCTATTCGATCTCGGCGGGCGGCAAGATTTCCATCGCCGACCTGTTCACCGCCGGCATCATTCCGGGCCTGCTCTTCGCGCTCGCGCTGATGATCACCGCCTGGCTGGTGGCGTGGCGACGCGGCTATCCGACCGAGCCGTTTCCCGGTTTCGCACGGGTGGGCTGGTTCTTCCTCAATTCCCTTCCGGGCCTGCTCCTCATCGCCATCATCTTCGGCGGCGTGCGCTCAGGCATCTTCACCGCCACGGAAAGCTCCTGCGTCGCCGTCTTCTACGCGCTTCTCGTGACTTTGGTCGTCTATCGCTCGATGGGCTGGCAGAATTTCGTGGCCGCCACGATCGGCGCCGTGCGTACGACCGCGATGGTTCTGATCATCATCGGCACCGCGGCATCCTTCGCCTGGCTGATGGCGTTCCTGCGCATACCGGCTGCGATGATCGACTGGATGGGAACCATCTCGCAGAACCCGATCGTCATTCTGTTGCTGATCAACGTTATCCTGCTTCTTCTCGGCACCTTCATGGATATGGGGCCGACCATCATCATCACCACGCCGATCTTCCTGCCGGTGGCCATTCACTACGGCATCGACCCGGTCCATTTCGGCGTGATTCTGATCCTCAATCTGGGCATCGGTCTCAACACGCCACCCGTGGGAGCCGTTCAGTTCGTGGCATGTGCGGTGGGTAAGATAACGGTGTGGCAGGCGATGCGATCGATCTGGCCTTTCTATGGGGCGGGTGTGACGGTGCTGCTGCTTGTCACCTACATTCCAGCCCTGTCGCTTTGGCTGCCGGCGCAATTCAGATGA
- a CDS encoding FadR/GntR family transcriptional regulator: protein MSTFLPPRPEPVSAAGTSSLRPKLADRLVEAIRNEIARGALAPGAQLPTESRLCETYGVSRTVVREAITRLAADGLVTPRQGAGIFVNERAAGSVGAMVAEIGDKVSVVLNVLEVRMAVEIESAALAAQRRSASQEAQILEAFNAFETLLRNGEPTGAADFAFHRAIAESTNNPFYVEILDVLGRRTIPRDLVTSISSQLLQSQEYQEKLQAEHMAIMSAISDGDADTARDAMRKHLSASRRRYHGLLRSGSDLQTIFARSV, encoded by the coding sequence ATGAGTACCTTTTTGCCACCCCGCCCTGAACCGGTGTCCGCTGCCGGAACGTCCAGTCTCCGGCCGAAGCTTGCCGACCGCCTTGTTGAAGCCATTCGCAACGAGATCGCCAGGGGGGCGCTTGCGCCCGGCGCGCAACTGCCGACCGAAAGCCGGCTCTGTGAGACCTATGGCGTCAGCCGCACCGTGGTGCGTGAAGCGATCACGCGTCTGGCCGCCGACGGGCTCGTCACGCCCCGGCAGGGCGCCGGCATTTTCGTCAATGAACGGGCGGCCGGCTCGGTCGGCGCGATGGTCGCGGAGATCGGCGACAAGGTGTCGGTGGTGCTGAACGTTCTCGAGGTCCGCATGGCCGTCGAGATCGAATCCGCCGCCCTCGCCGCCCAACGCCGATCCGCCTCACAGGAAGCCCAGATACTTGAGGCGTTCAATGCGTTTGAAACCCTGCTTCGCAACGGCGAGCCGACCGGCGCCGCTGACTTCGCCTTTCACAGGGCGATCGCCGAATCGACCAACAACCCCTTCTATGTCGAAATCCTCGACGTGCTCGGCAGGCGTACGATCCCGCGCGATCTCGTCACAAGCATCTCGTCCCAACTGCTGCAGTCGCAGGAGTATCAGGAAAAGCTGCAGGCCGAGCACATGGCCATCATGAGCGCGATCTCGGACGGTGATGCGGACACGGCTCGCGATGCGATGCGCAAGCATCTCTCGGCCAGCCGCAGGCGCTACCACGGCCTCCTGCGCAGTGGCAGCGATCTTCAAACGATCTTCGCACGCTCCGTCTAG
- the kduI gene encoding 5-dehydro-4-deoxy-D-glucuronate isomerase: MTTDIRQAIDPRTARTFDTAQLRDAFLIETLFSPDAVNLTYTHLDRLVVGGVMPVAGSVELGQVKATGTDAFLDRRELTVVNVGGAGAVTAGGERFELGHRDMLYVGRGAKPLVFESADAGQPSKFYLLSAPAHHTYPSRLIRIADAKRLDLGAQVTSNERSIFQFVHPDVMESCQLVVGMTVLAPGSVWNTMPCHVHDRRSEAYLYFDLDPAQRVFHFMGEPSETRHMVVANEQAILSPGWSIHSGAGTSNYTFVWAMAGDNVDYRDVDAVDMGDLR; the protein is encoded by the coding sequence GTGACCACCGATATTCGACAGGCAATCGATCCCCGTACGGCGCGAACGTTCGACACGGCGCAACTGCGCGACGCCTTCCTGATCGAGACCCTGTTTTCGCCCGATGCGGTGAACCTCACCTACACCCACCTCGACCGCCTGGTCGTCGGCGGCGTCATGCCGGTGGCGGGTTCCGTCGAGCTTGGCCAGGTCAAGGCGACGGGGACCGATGCCTTCCTCGACCGCCGCGAATTGACGGTCGTCAATGTCGGCGGCGCAGGCGCCGTGACCGCGGGCGGCGAACGCTTCGAACTCGGCCATCGCGACATGCTTTATGTGGGACGCGGCGCAAAGCCGCTCGTCTTCGAAAGCGCCGATGCGGGGCAACCGTCGAAATTCTACCTGCTCTCCGCGCCCGCGCACCACACCTATCCGTCGCGCCTGATCAGGATCGCCGATGCCAAGCGCCTCGATCTCGGCGCGCAGGTGACGTCGAACGAGCGCTCGATCTTCCAGTTCGTCCATCCCGACGTGATGGAGTCGTGCCAGCTTGTCGTCGGCATGACGGTTCTGGCGCCGGGCTCCGTCTGGAACACCATGCCGTGCCACGTGCACGACCGCCGCTCGGAAGCCTATCTCTACTTCGATCTCGACCCGGCGCAGCGCGTCTTCCATTTCATGGGTGAGCCGAGCGAGACGCGCCACATGGTGGTGGCGAACGAACAGGCGATCCTGTCGCCGGGCTGGTCGATCCACTCGGGAGCGGGAACGTCGAACTACACCTTCGTCTGGGCGATGGCGGGCGACAATGTCGACTACCGCGACGTCGATGCCGTCGACATGGGAGACCTGCGATGA